A window of Lagenorhynchus albirostris chromosome 11, mLagAlb1.1, whole genome shotgun sequence contains these coding sequences:
- the CLEC2D gene encoding C-type lectin domain family 2 member D: MTVEEGSLKILQTEPTSRESMEEGRSGKDLQRKRLLITSPLNLLYSCIIIIMVLATIVIVLSIFLSVRNTKTVSHVLYVTCPKEWIGFGNKCFYFSEDARNWTFSQTFCTSLKAGLGQFETEEELNFLKRYKGPSDHWIGLRRESSHHVWKWTDRTEYNASFVIKGVGECAYLNDIGLSSARSYTDRNWICSKTNNNVTVELIL, from the exons ATGACTGTGGAGGAAGGTTCTTTGAAAATCTTACAGACAGAACCTACCTCCAGAGAAAGCATGGAGGAGGGACGATCTG GTAAAGACCTCCAAAGAAAACGCCTACTAATTACATCTCCTCTAAACCTGCTTTACTCTTGCATCATCATTATTATGGTCCTGGCTACAATTGTGATAgtactttccatttttttgtcaG TGAGAAACACGAAGACGGTCTCACATGTTCTGTATGTTACCTGCCCAAAAGAATGGATTGGATTTGGaaataagtgtttttatttttctgaagacGCAAGGAATTGGACATTCAGCCAGACATTCTGTACCTCATTAAAAGCTGGTCTTGGTCAGTTTGAAACCGAGGAGGAGCTG AACTTCCTGAAAAGATATAAAGGCCCTTCTGACCATTGGATTGGCCTTAGAAGAGAATCATCACATCATGTTTggaaatggacagacagaactgAATATAACGCCTC GTTTGTTATCAAAGGAGTTGGGGAATGTGCCTACCTGAATGACATTGGACTTAGTAGCGCCAGGAGCTACACAGATAGAAACTGGATTTGCAGCAAGACAAATAATAATGTCACCGTGGAGTTAATACTTTAA